A genomic stretch from Dissulfurispira thermophila includes:
- a CDS encoding DUF5615 family PIN-like protein, whose product MKFLADMPISPKTVMHLRSLGHDVYRISEKGLYRAKDHDIVEIAVIENRVILTMDLDFAAIIAISHMAIPSTVIFRVMDESYENINALLENILPRVGNDLLNGAIVIIEDDRFRIRKLPI is encoded by the coding sequence ATGAAATTCCTCGCCGATATGCCTATCTCGCCAAAGACAGTGATGCATCTGCGTTCGCTGGGCCATGATGTTTACCGTATAAGCGAAAAGGGACTTTATAGGGCAAAAGACCACGATATTGTCGAAATTGCCGTTATAGAAAACAGGGTAATTCTTACAATGGATCTTGATTTTGCAGCAATTATAGCAATATCTCACATGGCTATCCCGTCAACTGTCATCTTCCGTGTGATGGATGAGAGTTATGAAAACATCAATGCCCTGCTTGAAAATATTCTTCCTCGTGTGGGAAACGATCTGCTCAATGGGGCTATCGTAATTATAGAAGATGATAGATTCAGGATTAGAAAACTGCCGATTTGA
- a CDS encoding chemotaxis protein, with protein sequence MAQSIGALPEVLKVGTNEMELVVFRMYGTQPDGSPEVLDYGVNVAKVREIIPMPTLTKVPDMPAYADALAEVRGEVIPIVDLGKWMKIVPPSSIEIRPKVIVLEMLGQTTGMIVHEVERIRRIKWDQIKPPPSMLQAKHSGRITGVTKIDDEGEALLLILDLESIISDMGGFMPKHEIALEEIERVGKKKLKGTVLIADDSSVARKILKDTLENVGLHVIEAVDGKQAMDILNDFLQRIGDQPINNFIQLIISDVEMPEMDGLTFTKNVKANSKLQSLPIIVNTSLSGEENREKAKSVGADGYLVKFDVTKLIQEVSKFLG encoded by the coding sequence ATGGCTCAGAGTATTGGTGCTTTGCCTGAGGTTTTAAAAGTTGGAACAAATGAAATGGAACTTGTTGTTTTCAGGATGTATGGGACACAACCTGATGGCAGTCCCGAGGTTCTGGATTATGGTGTAAATGTTGCTAAAGTCAGAGAGATTATCCCAATGCCTACACTCACAAAGGTGCCTGATATGCCAGCATATGCAGATGCACTTGCCGAGGTAAGAGGAGAGGTTATTCCTATAGTGGATTTGGGCAAATGGATGAAGATAGTCCCCCCATCCAGTATAGAAATAAGACCAAAGGTTATAGTGCTGGAAATGCTTGGACAAACAACAGGGATGATTGTTCATGAGGTAGAGAGGATAAGGAGGATCAAATGGGACCAGATAAAACCACCGCCATCAATGCTTCAGGCAAAGCACAGCGGAAGGATAACAGGGGTAACAAAGATAGACGATGAAGGAGAGGCACTTCTTCTTATACTTGATTTAGAGAGCATTATTTCTGACATGGGTGGTTTTATGCCAAAGCATGAGATAGCACTTGAGGAAATAGAAAGAGTAGGGAAGAAAAAACTCAAAGGGACTGTGCTAATAGCAGATGATTCATCAGTTGCAAGGAAGATACTGAAGGACACACTTGAAAATGTTGGGCTTCATGTAATTGAAGCAGTTGATGGAAAACAGGCAATGGATATATTGAATGATTTTCTTCAGAGGATTGGAGATCAACCAATTAACAATTTTATTCAGCTTATTATTTCTGATGTAGAAATGCCTGAAATGGACGGCTTGACATTCACAAAAAATGTTAAAGCCAATAGTAAGCTTCAATCATTGCCAATAATAGTAAATACATCATTGAGCGGCGAGGAAAACAGGGAAAAGGCAAAGAGTGTTGGTGCTGATGGCTATCTTGTGAAATTCGATGTCACAAAACTGATACAAGAGGTATCAAAATTCTTAGGTTAA
- a CDS encoding beta-ketoacyl-[acyl-carrier-protein] synthase family protein, protein MRRVAITGIGAVTPLSDNFTDSWSSVKNGISGIGRISRFNTADLPWIMAGEIKTFDADMYLSKKEILRLDLFVQYAVAAAAMAVNDAKLIKESNGLKADKNSSNSSLYSAGVIIGSSRGGITTIEKGLQKLYSSCLSPIAYRLSPYLMPSTTINIAASYIAQKFGIKGHCIGISNACASGTSAIGEAYRLIRHGYADIAIAGGTEAPICRLCVEGYGISGALSEKDNPSASRPFDVKRDGFVLSEGACVLVLEEYKSALKRNAKIYGEIIGYSSITDAFHITKPDIEGEIMAIKTALEDAEISPDDIDYINAHGTSTPIGDRTEAQAIKSVFKQNIPVSAVKSITGHMLAASGAFEVACTAMSIKEGIIPPTINLIEKDHECNINVITEKKELDIKFAITNSFGFGGVNAVIVLKAADNS, encoded by the coding sequence ATGAGAAGAGTTGCAATCACCGGCATAGGGGCAGTAACACCGCTATCAGATAATTTCACTGACTCATGGTCATCTGTTAAAAATGGAATTTCAGGTATAGGTAGGATTTCAAGATTCAATACCGCAGATTTACCATGGATAATGGCAGGAGAAATAAAAACATTTGATGCTGATATGTATTTATCTAAAAAGGAGATCTTAAGACTTGACCTTTTTGTGCAATACGCAGTTGCAGCAGCAGCAATGGCTGTTAATGATGCAAAACTGATTAAAGAGAGTAATGGGTTAAAAGCCGATAAGAATTCCTCGAACTCATCACTTTATTCAGCAGGCGTCATTATTGGCTCAAGCAGGGGTGGAATTACAACTATCGAAAAAGGATTGCAAAAGTTATACTCCTCATGTCTATCACCTATAGCCTATCGCCTATCGCCATATTTAATGCCTTCGACAACAATAAACATAGCTGCTTCTTATATAGCACAAAAATTTGGGATAAAAGGTCATTGCATAGGAATTTCTAATGCCTGCGCGTCAGGAACGAGTGCTATTGGAGAGGCATACAGACTAATAAGACATGGCTATGCTGATATAGCAATTGCAGGTGGAACAGAAGCACCAATATGCAGGCTATGTGTTGAAGGATACGGCATTTCAGGTGCATTGTCAGAAAAGGATAATCCTTCCGCAAGCAGGCCGTTTGATGTTAAAAGGGATGGCTTTGTTCTTTCAGAAGGTGCATGCGTGCTCGTACTTGAAGAATACAAATCTGCATTAAAAAGAAATGCCAAAATTTATGGAGAAATCATTGGCTACAGCAGCATAACAGATGCCTTTCATATAACAAAGCCTGATATTGAGGGTGAGATAATGGCAATAAAAACTGCACTTGAAGATGCGGAGATCTCACCTGATGATATTGATTATATCAATGCTCATGGAACATCAACACCAATCGGTGATAGGACAGAAGCCCAAGCAATAAAATCTGTATTCAAGCAAAACATACCTGTAAGTGCTGTAAAATCTATAACAGGTCATATGCTTGCTGCATCGGGCGCGTTTGAGGTTGCATGCACCGCAATGAGCATAAAAGAGGGCATTATACCGCCTACAATTAATCTTATAGAAAAGGACCATGAATGCAACATTAATGTGATAACAGAAAAAAAAGAGTTAGATATAAAATTTGCTATAACAAATTCATTCGGATTCGGAGGAGTAAATGCAGTAATTGTTTTAAAGGCAGCAGACAATAGCTAA
- a CDS encoding EamA family transporter, translated as MENLWVLLSLIAAFSLATSDALTKRALLLHNEYLIAWLRLLLSLPVLLASLLFIPVPQLDRDFYISFLTALPLEIIAIILYIKALKISPLSLTLPFLSLTPIFLIIVPYIILGEKVSFVGAMGVLLIAAGGYTLNLKEFKKGILEPFAAIKREKGSIFMIIVALIYSFTSSLGKRAIEHSSPIFFGATYITLLVIVLTPIALYKGRGELRVIFRNGAIKSTILPGMLQSVMIISHMIAMSLTEVAYMISVKRLSLLIGVFYGYLFFKESGIRERMIGTILMLIGFVLIVLYH; from the coding sequence ATGGAAAATTTATGGGTACTGCTTTCGCTTATTGCAGCATTTAGCCTTGCTACAAGTGATGCCCTTACAAAAAGGGCATTATTGCTTCATAATGAGTATCTCATTGCATGGCTGAGACTTCTGCTTTCGCTGCCTGTGCTTTTGGCATCCCTCCTTTTTATTCCGGTTCCTCAATTGGACAGGGACTTCTATATCTCCTTTCTTACAGCACTGCCCCTTGAAATAATCGCAATTATACTCTATATAAAGGCATTAAAGATTTCTCCATTAAGTCTGACACTGCCATTTCTTTCTTTAACGCCAATCTTCTTAATCATTGTCCCTTATATTATTCTTGGAGAAAAGGTTTCATTTGTGGGTGCGATGGGTGTTTTGCTTATAGCAGCGGGAGGATACACGCTTAATCTAAAAGAATTTAAAAAGGGCATTCTTGAGCCGTTTGCTGCCATAAAGAGGGAGAAAGGTTCTATATTTATGATTATCGTTGCCCTTATTTACAGCTTTACATCCTCCCTCGGCAAAAGGGCAATTGAACATTCTTCCCCAATATTTTTCGGCGCCACGTATATTACATTGCTTGTTATTGTTCTGACGCCGATAGCCTTATACAAGGGAAGGGGTGAGTTGAGAGTAATATTCCGCAATGGGGCTATAAAATCGACAATTCTTCCTGGAATGTTACAGTCCGTAATGATTATTTCCCATATGATAGCAATGAGCCTGACAGAGGTCGCATACATGATTTCTGTGAAGAGGTTGAGTCTGCTGATTGGCGTATTTTATGGCTATCTGTTCTTTAAAGAGTCGGGGATAAGGGAAAGAATGATAGGGACTATTTTGATGCTTATAGGTTTTGTGCTGATAGTGCTTTATCACTGA
- a CDS encoding DUF433 domain-containing protein, whose product MLKTLDRITIDPEIFQGQPCIRGMRIPVTLILKLLAVGKTHAEIIDDYPEIEEEDIKQCIEYAAWLASERNVAIAGAHK is encoded by the coding sequence ATGTTGAAAACATTAGACCGGATAACGATAGACCCTGAAATATTTCAGGGACAACCATGTATCAGGGGTATGAGAATACCTGTAACGCTTATCCTTAAATTGCTTGCTGTTGGCAAAACACATGCAGAAATAATTGATGACTATCCGGAGATTGAAGAAGAAGATATAAAGCAGTGCATAGAGTATGCCGCATGGCTTGCCAGTGAGAGAAATGTTGCAATTGCAGGCGCGCATAAATGA
- a CDS encoding NfeD family protein: protein MNRKFMALSLIFISTVFFLSPLLYSVENKKPEVLVITVSGVINPVSAEYIGKSIKKASEMNAEVLIIELDTPGGLDTSMRSIVKDIIGSSVPVVVYVSPSGARAASAGVFITMAAHIAVMSPGTNIGAAHPVAVGEKMDKVMTEKATNDAAAYIKSIAESRGRNAKWAEDAVRKSISTTETEALKNNIIDLIARDMNALLSGIDGRTIKTAYGDRKLKTQGAKIIRHEIDLRYKILNLISDPNVAYILMMLGFYGLFFELTNPGAIFPGVIGGICLILAFYSFQTLPVNYAGLLLIIIGLILFILEVKIVSYGMLTIGGIVSIVLGSLMLFESPMPFLKLSLSIIIPVAIVTAIFFVLTFRLAYKAYKRKPVTGTEGLIGMEGIAKTDITNTEGMVIVHGEYWSAYSDDVIQRGERVIVEDVSGLKVKVRKVNK from the coding sequence ATGAACAGGAAATTCATGGCTCTATCACTTATTTTTATCTCTACTGTTTTCTTTTTAAGTCCATTGCTGTATTCTGTCGAAAACAAGAAACCGGAAGTGCTTGTCATAACTGTAAGCGGTGTTATTAATCCTGTTTCGGCAGAGTATATAGGTAAGTCTATTAAGAAGGCGTCGGAAATGAATGCAGAGGTACTGATTATCGAACTGGACACACCGGGCGGGCTTGATACATCAATGAGGAGCATAGTCAAAGATATTATCGGAAGCAGTGTTCCTGTTGTGGTTTATGTTTCTCCAAGCGGGGCAAGGGCTGCATCAGCAGGGGTTTTTATAACAATGGCTGCGCATATTGCTGTGATGTCGCCCGGCACAAATATAGGTGCTGCGCATCCAGTTGCAGTGGGAGAGAAGATGGATAAGGTTATGACTGAGAAGGCTACAAATGATGCAGCAGCCTATATTAAGTCTATCGCAGAAAGCAGAGGAAGAAATGCTAAGTGGGCAGAAGATGCTGTAAGAAAGAGCATTTCTACAACAGAGACAGAGGCATTGAAGAACAATATTATCGACCTGATTGCAAGGGATATGAATGCACTCCTTTCCGGAATAGATGGTAGGACAATAAAGACCGCCTATGGAGACAGAAAATTAAAAACACAAGGTGCAAAAATTATCAGACATGAGATTGATTTGAGATACAAAATTTTAAATCTAATAAGTGACCCAAATGTTGCGTATATACTTATGATGCTCGGTTTTTATGGACTGTTTTTTGAGCTTACAAATCCTGGTGCAATATTTCCGGGTGTTATTGGCGGTATATGTCTTATTCTTGCCTTTTATTCGTTTCAAACTCTTCCTGTGAATTATGCAGGGCTTTTGCTTATTATTATTGGTCTTATACTATTTATACTCGAGGTAAAGATTGTATCATATGGAATGCTGACTATAGGGGGTATAGTATCTATTGTTCTTGGCTCATTAATGCTTTTTGAGTCGCCTATGCCATTTTTGAAACTGTCACTTTCTATAATTATTCCTGTTGCAATCGTGACTGCTATATTTTTTGTTCTCACATTTAGACTTGCTTATAAGGCATATAAGAGAAAGCCTGTGACAGGAACGGAGGGGCTTATAGGTATGGAAGGGATTGCAAAGACTGACATTACCAATACAGAAGGAATGGTCATCGTGCATGGTGAATACTGGTCTGCCTATTCAGATGATGTTATACAGAGAGGCGAGAGGGTAATCGTCGAAGATGTCAGTGGATTAAAAGTGAAGGTAAGAAAAGTAAATAAATGA
- the ilvC gene encoding ketol-acid reductoisomerase, which translates to MNIYYDKDTKLDTLKKKKIAIIGYGSQGHAHANNLKESGMDVIIGLRKGSSWDKAEKAGFAVMTPAEASKIADIIMILLPDELQADVYKNEIAPNMKTGVYLAFAHGFNIHFGQIVPPKDANVFMAAPKGPGHLVRSEYTKGSGVPCLIAVHQDPSGNTKEIALAYASAIGGGRAGIIETTFKEETETDLFGEQVVLCGGLTALIQAGFETLVEAGYAPEMAYFECLHEVKLIVDLIYEGGISNMRYSISNTAQYGDLTRGPRIITEETKKEMKKILKEIQDGIFAREWMLECKANKPVFNALTRKGEEHQIEDVGAKLRAMMPWLKKGKLVDKSKA; encoded by the coding sequence ATAAACATTTATTATGACAAAGACACAAAATTAGACACCCTGAAGAAAAAGAAAATAGCAATTATTGGATATGGAAGTCAGGGACACGCTCATGCAAATAATTTAAAAGAAAGCGGCATGGATGTAATCATAGGATTAAGAAAAGGCTCAAGCTGGGATAAGGCAGAAAAGGCAGGATTTGCGGTCATGACGCCTGCTGAGGCATCAAAGATAGCAGATATAATAATGATACTTCTTCCTGATGAACTTCAAGCAGATGTCTATAAAAACGAGATCGCACCAAATATGAAAACAGGTGTTTATCTGGCATTTGCGCATGGCTTTAATATTCACTTTGGACAAATCGTGCCGCCCAAAGATGCCAATGTGTTCATGGCAGCTCCCAAGGGACCTGGACACCTTGTCCGCTCCGAATATACAAAAGGAAGCGGTGTACCATGCCTGATAGCAGTTCATCAGGATCCTTCAGGCAATACAAAAGAAATTGCCCTTGCCTATGCATCTGCAATCGGCGGTGGAAGAGCTGGAATCATAGAAACAACATTTAAAGAGGAAACCGAGACAGACCTTTTTGGAGAACAGGTAGTTCTCTGTGGAGGTCTCACAGCCTTAATTCAAGCAGGTTTTGAGACACTTGTCGAGGCAGGCTATGCACCTGAAATGGCATATTTTGAATGCCTCCATGAGGTAAAACTTATAGTTGATCTCATATATGAAGGCGGTATCTCTAATATGAGATATTCTATTAGCAACACAGCACAATACGGAGACCTTACAAGAGGGCCAAGAATAATTACTGAAGAAACAAAAAAAGAGATGAAAAAGATATTGAAAGAAATACAGGATGGTATTTTTGCAAGAGAGTGGATGCTGGAATGCAAGGCAAACAAACCTGTATTTAATGCCCTAACGAGAAAAGGGGAGGAACATCAAATAGAAGATGTAGGCGCAAAACTGAGGGCAATGATGCCATGGTTGAAAAAGGGCAAGCTGGTGGATAAATCAAAGGCATAA
- a CDS encoding aminotransferase class I/II-fold pyridoxal phosphate-dependent enzyme, with protein MNQETEKRRQVTDIFEKCFKFNTAKELQQIGVYPFFRMIESAQDPEVIMNGKRMIMIGSNNYLGLTNHPKVKEAAIEAVKKYGTGCAGSRFLNGTLDIHVKLEEKLARFMRKEAALVFSTGFQVNLGVISALVGKDDVVIIDKMDHASIVDGCRLSYGEVKRFKHNDISDLERVISENNGRGKLVVVDGVFSMEGDIINLPDVLKITKKYGARLLVDDAHGIGVLGKTGRGTAEHFGLEDEVDLIMGTYSKSLASIGGFIAGDADVIHYIKHFARALIFSASPPPASIAAVSAAVDIIENEPERIERLWKNTYKMLKGFKELGFNLGPSETPIIPIIVGEDETAFKFVMMLQEEGVFANVAVSPAVPPGKALIRTSYMATHTDEHLDKVLEAFKKVGKAMGLI; from the coding sequence ATGAATCAGGAGACAGAGAAAAGAAGACAAGTAACAGATATTTTTGAAAAATGTTTTAAATTCAATACTGCCAAAGAATTGCAGCAGATAGGGGTTTATCCGTTTTTCAGAATGATAGAGAGCGCTCAGGATCCCGAGGTAATAATGAATGGTAAAAGGATGATAATGATCGGTTCGAATAATTACCTTGGTCTTACAAATCATCCAAAGGTCAAAGAGGCAGCAATAGAGGCTGTAAAAAAATATGGTACAGGTTGCGCAGGCTCGAGATTTCTCAATGGCACACTTGACATACATGTAAAGTTAGAAGAAAAACTTGCCCGCTTTATGAGGAAGGAGGCTGCTCTTGTTTTCTCAACAGGTTTTCAGGTTAATCTCGGTGTAATATCCGCACTTGTTGGAAAGGATGATGTGGTTATAATTGATAAGATGGACCATGCAAGCATTGTTGATGGCTGTAGGCTTTCATATGGAGAGGTCAAAAGGTTTAAGCATAATGATATATCTGACCTCGAAAGGGTAATTAGTGAAAACAACGGGAGAGGAAAACTTGTTGTAGTGGACGGTGTGTTTAGCATGGAAGGTGATATTATAAATCTTCCTGATGTGCTGAAGATAACAAAGAAATATGGTGCAAGGCTGCTTGTTGATGATGCACATGGAATTGGTGTGCTGGGCAAGACAGGTAGGGGAACAGCAGAACACTTTGGTCTTGAGGATGAAGTTGATTTGATAATGGGCACATACAGTAAGTCGCTTGCATCTATTGGAGGGTTTATAGCTGGAGATGCTGATGTCATACATTATATAAAACATTTTGCAAGGGCATTAATATTCAGTGCAAGCCCACCACCTGCATCGATAGCAGCAGTTAGTGCAGCAGTAGATATAATTGAGAATGAACCCGAAAGAATAGAAAGGCTATGGAAAAACACATACAAAATGCTCAAAGGCTTTAAAGAACTTGGTTTTAACTTGGGACCAAGCGAGACGCCGATTATTCCTATTATTGTTGGAGAGGATGAGACTGCGTTTAAGTTTGTTATGATGCTTCAGGAAGAGGGGGTGTTTGCCAATGTTGCTGTATCGCCTGCAGTGCCTCCTGGAAAGGCACTTATAAGAACGAGCTATATGGCAACTCATACTGACGAGCATCTCGATAAGGTGCTTGAGGCATTCAAAAAAGTTGGAAAGGCGATGGGGTTGATATAG
- a CDS encoding BrnT family toxin, whose translation MEIDAPLSCGEKKYYVIAKLHEKLWTAVYTMRSDAIRIISVRRSRRK comes from the coding sequence ATAGAGATTGATGCCCCCTTATCCTGTGGAGAAAAGAAGTATTATGTAATTGCCAAACTTCATGAGAAACTCTGGACTGCTGTATATACGATGAGAAGTGATGCCATTAGAATAATTTCTGTGAGGCGATCAAGAAGAAAGTAG
- a CDS encoding N-acetyltransferase, with protein sequence MEIIHARTKSEINAFIKFPLKVYKNDDLYVPQLSMDMKVHFSERNPFIKDSEVKFFLAIKDGNVVGRIASIINPQHIKFHNEMAGFFGFFECINDSDISNALLNRVQNELKKKGMNIMRGPMNFSTNEECGFLIEGFDSSPMLMMPYNPFYYNELMDIFGMTKAKDLYAYIYEFSNTLPEKVLRVASLAEKKGIRVRTIDKKNFLSDMKIFQDIYNTAWRKNWGFIPITDEELFYSAKRLKPIVETDITLIAEKDREPVGFLGLIPDYNYVLKRMKGKLNPITFLKGLYYSRRIPDLRLLLYGIKPEYRNRGVDALLFKEGHKNILKKGGCRQIEFSWILEDNIQVLRMCEMFGARLYKKYRIYEKAI encoded by the coding sequence GTGGAGATAATACATGCCCGAACAAAATCAGAAATTAATGCCTTTATAAAATTCCCGCTTAAAGTTTATAAAAACGATGACCTTTATGTCCCACAATTATCAATGGATATGAAGGTGCATTTTTCTGAGAGAAATCCTTTTATAAAGGACTCAGAAGTCAAATTTTTTCTTGCAATAAAAGACGGAAACGTAGTTGGTCGTATAGCATCTATAATTAATCCTCAACACATAAAATTCCATAATGAAATGGCAGGCTTTTTCGGTTTTTTCGAATGCATTAATGATAGTGATATTTCTAATGCACTGTTAAACAGGGTGCAGAATGAATTGAAGAAAAAGGGCATGAATATTATGCGTGGTCCCATGAATTTTTCCACAAATGAGGAATGTGGATTTCTGATAGAGGGATTTGATAGTTCTCCAATGCTAATGATGCCTTATAATCCTTTTTATTATAATGAGTTAATGGATATATTCGGAATGACAAAGGCAAAAGACCTTTATGCATATATATATGAGTTCAGCAATACATTGCCGGAGAAGGTCTTACGGGTGGCTTCGCTTGCTGAAAAAAAGGGAATAAGGGTCAGGACGATAGATAAGAAAAATTTCTTGTCTGATATGAAGATCTTTCAAGATATTTATAATACGGCATGGAGAAAAAACTGGGGATTTATTCCGATTACAGATGAAGAATTATTTTATAGTGCTAAGAGACTTAAACCGATAGTAGAAACAGATATTACCCTTATTGCTGAAAAAGATAGAGAGCCGGTTGGATTTCTTGGACTTATTCCAGATTATAATTATGTTCTGAAAAGGATGAAAGGCAAGCTGAATCCTATTACATTTCTTAAAGGACTGTATTATTCCAGACGAATTCCTGATCTTAGGCTGCTGCTATATGGAATAAAGCCTGAATACCGCAATAGGGGTGTTGATGCACTTTTATTCAAAGAAGGGCATAAGAATATTTTGAAAAAAGGCGGTTGCAGGCAGATAGAATTTTCATGGATACTCGAAGATAATATCCAGGTGCTGAGGATGTGTGAGATGTTTGGTGCAAGGCTTTATAAGAAGTACAGGATTTATGAAAAGGCAATTTAG
- a CDS encoding NAD-dependent epimerase/dehydratase family protein has product MKVLVTGATGFIGSHLAGALIRKGFDVVCLVRNPTNLRFLEDIDVKIIKGDCTDMGSLTDAVKDVDYIFHLAGLTKACSESDFFNANVKGTENVVKAVLENNPYIKRFVYLSSLAAVGPSYDGNPVTEESEPSPVSIYGKTKLEGEKIVMSNKKNIPVTVIRPPAVYGPRDRDLLVFFKMIKLGLIPYWGKCYYSFLYVEDLINGIILSTLSKDAEGEIFFMSDGKIYSNDDIIEAISNALQRSPIKVNIPKFIMPLLGFISEKFKGANIINTDKIKEMKHSYWICDTTKAIERLKFEPKVTIKEGAKWTANWYRIHQWL; this is encoded by the coding sequence ATGAAAGTCCTCGTTACAGGTGCAACAGGTTTTATAGGGAGTCATCTTGCAGGTGCCCTGATTCGTAAAGGTTTTGATGTTGTTTGTCTTGTAAGAAATCCTACAAACCTGAGATTTCTCGAAGATATCGATGTCAAAATAATAAAGGGAGACTGCACAGACATGGGATCCCTTACGGATGCTGTTAAGGATGTCGATTATATATTTCATCTTGCAGGATTGACAAAGGCATGCTCAGAATCGGATTTTTTTAATGCAAATGTCAAAGGGACAGAGAACGTTGTCAAGGCAGTGCTTGAAAATAATCCTTATATTAAGAGATTTGTTTATTTGAGCAGTCTTGCTGCGGTAGGTCCAAGCTATGATGGTAATCCTGTTACAGAAGAAAGTGAACCGTCTCCTGTATCGATTTATGGGAAGACAAAACTCGAAGGGGAAAAGATAGTTATGTCGAATAAAAAGAATATACCGGTGACTGTTATAAGACCTCCTGCTGTTTATGGTCCGAGAGACAGAGACTTACTGGTCTTTTTTAAAATGATAAAATTAGGTTTAATTCCTTACTGGGGTAAATGCTACTACTCTTTTTTATATGTGGAAGACCTAATAAATGGTATAATACTTTCTACCTTGAGCAAGGATGCAGAAGGAGAGATTTTTTTCATGTCTGATGGTAAAATTTATTCTAATGATGATATTATCGAAGCAATATCAAATGCACTTCAGAGAAGCCCGATAAAGGTGAATATCCCTAAATTTATTATGCCGTTGCTCGGATTTATCTCTGAAAAATTTAAAGGGGCAAATATAATAAATACAGACAAAATAAAAGAAATGAAGCATTCTTACTGGATTTGTGATACAACAAAGGCAATAGAAAGGCTGAAGTTTGAGCCAAAGGTAACTATAAAGGAAGGAGCAAAATGGACAGCAAATTGGTACAGGATACATCAATGGCTATGA
- a CDS encoding zinc-binding dehydrogenase: MKVAKLYSFSDIRIEDIPVPQIGSYDALIKTKACGICSGDVMPWYIEKKAPVVLGHEPVGEIVELGSALYHYNTPFSVGDKVFVHHHAPCLNCKYCNRGDYVQCNTWQNTKIIPGGISEYILIPETNLKNDTLKLPETMSYEDGTLIEPTACVVKSLKRASIKEGDTILIIGLGVMGQMHVLLAREFGAKKIIGADMIQFRLNKALEFGADHVIDISKENFIDRLKDLTNNFMADIVIVGPNSASAMQQGIKAVASGGTVVFFTPARPDEMLTIDPNYIYFRDINIVTSYSCGPDDTKKALRFISKGIVTAGKLVTHRFAIEETEKAYRLTAKAKDSLKCIIEFGDRQ, encoded by the coding sequence ATGAAGGTTGCAAAACTATATAGTTTTAGTGATATACGCATCGAGGACATACCTGTACCACAAATAGGTTCTTATGATGCTTTAATCAAAACAAAAGCCTGCGGCATCTGTTCTGGCGATGTCATGCCGTGGTATATTGAAAAAAAAGCACCTGTTGTTCTTGGACATGAGCCTGTCGGAGAAATAGTCGAACTTGGTTCAGCACTCTATCACTACAATACTCCATTCTCTGTTGGTGATAAGGTATTTGTTCATCACCACGCGCCATGCCTAAACTGCAAATACTGCAATCGTGGCGATTATGTGCAATGTAATACATGGCAAAATACAAAGATAATCCCCGGAGGCATATCTGAGTATATCCTCATTCCAGAGACAAACCTTAAAAATGATACCCTTAAACTACCCGAAACCATGAGTTATGAAGATGGCACATTAATTGAGCCAACTGCCTGTGTTGTCAAATCATTAAAAAGGGCATCTATAAAAGAGGGGGACACTATACTCATCATCGGACTTGGAGTTATGGGACAGATGCATGTGCTGCTTGCAAGGGAGTTTGGAGCAAAAAAAATAATCGGCGCCGATATGATACAGTTTAGGCTTAACAAGGCACTTGAATTTGGAGCAGATCATGTCATAGATATTTCAAAAGAGAATTTTATTGATAGGTTAAAGGATCTAACCAATAATTTTATGGCAGATATTGTTATTGTCGGGCCTAACAGTGCAAGCGCAATGCAACAAGGGATCAAGGCAGTTGCATCTGGCGGGACCGTTGTATTCTTCACGCCTGCAAGACCAGATGAGATGCTTACTATAGACCCAAATTATATCTATTTTAGAGACATAAATATAGTCACCAGCTATTCATGCGGACCTGACGATACAAAAAAGGCATTAAGATTCATAAGCAAAGGCATTGTTACTGCTGGCAAACTCGTTACGCACAGATTTGCCATAGAAGAAACAGAAAAGGCATACAGACTTACAGCAAAGGCAAAGGATTCTCTGAAATGTATTATAGAGTTCGGTGATAGGCAATAG